The following are encoded together in the Equus quagga isolate Etosha38 chromosome 15, UCLA_HA_Equagga_1.0, whole genome shotgun sequence genome:
- the LOC124227401 gene encoding cationic amino acid transporter 4-like, protein MAQRLCSTASLVRFCQKLNRLKTLEESPTETSLRCHLTTLHLTLLGVGGMVGFGLYVLTGTVAKEMAGPAVLMSFCVAAVASLLAALCYAELAVRVPHRGSAYLFTYLSMGELWAFLIGWNIFVECLIVGAAVARDCSSYLDAIFSHQISSFTETHVGIWQVPLLAQYPDFLVAGIALLASAFITCRAHISSWLNHIFSAINLAIFLFIIIILGFVLARPHNWSTEEGGFAPFGFSGIMAGAATCFYAFTGFDVIAASSVEAQNPKRAVPMAIAISHGLVTSAYILISTVLTLMVAWYRLDPNWALADTFYQRGGSWAGFIMVAGAICAMNTVLLSCLLALPHMVYSMAADGLFFQVFAHVYSRMQVPVVGILVFGFLMAFLALLVEFEALVQFRCICALLTYTFVATSIIMLRFRKSLPSSSQDPSSPVDTEQASASEPGQLRPALRPYLRFLGGCRPGAAVAWALGVLVASAITLGCVLVFGDSALQLPPWGYTLLLLLSSATFLLSLLVLGAHQQQRRQDTFQVPMVPLTPALSILLNIFLMLHLSYLAWLHLSIWLLMELMVYFGYGIWHSKENQQE, encoded by the exons ATGGCCCAGAGGCTGTGCAGCACAGCCAGCCTGGTGCGTTTCTGCCAGAAGCTGAACCGGCTGAAGACACTGGAGGAGTCCCCCACAGAGACGTCGCTACGGTGCCACCTGACCACACTGCACCTGACCCTGCTGGGTGTGGGTGGTATGGTGGGCTTCGGCCTCTACGTGCTCACAGGCACCGTGGCCAAGGAGATGGCTGGCCCTGCAGTGCTCATGTCCTTCTGTGTGGCTGCTGTGGCCTCCCTGCTGGCAGCCCTATGCTATGCAGAGTTGGCAGTACGCGTACCCCACAGGGGCTCTGCCTACCTGTTCACCTACTTGTCCATGGGTGAGCTGTGGGCCTTCCTCATTGGGTGGAACATATTCGTTGAGTGTCTCATTGTTGGTGCTGCTGTGGCCCGTGACTGCAGCAGCTACTTGGATGCCATCTTTAGCCACCAAATCAGCAGCTTCACTGAGACCCATGTGGGCATCTGGCAAGTGCCCTTACTGGCCCAGTACCCGGACTTCTTGGTTGCTGGCATCGCACTTTTGGCTTCTGCATTCATCACCTGCAGAGCCCACATCTCTTCCTGGCTCAACCACATCTTCTCCGCCATCAACCTGGCCATCTttctcttcatcatcatcatcctgggGTTTGTCCTGGCCCGCCCGCACAACTGGAGCACTGAGGAGGGTGGCTTTGCACCCTTTGGCTTCTCTGGCATCATGGCTGGGGCTGCCACCTGCTTCTACGCCTTTACGGGCTTTGATGTCATTGCTGCCTCAAGTGTAGAGGCCCAGAACCCAAAGCGAGCAGTGCCTATGGCCATCGCCATCTCGCATGGCCTGGTGACTAGTGCCTACATCCTCATCTCCACAGTCCTCACCCTCATGGTGGCATGGTACCGCCTGGACCCTAACTGGGCACTCGCTGACACCTTCTACCAGCGGGgcggga gctgggcaGGCTTCATCATGGTGGCTGGTGCAATCTGCG CCATGAACACTGTCCTGCTCAGCTGCCTCCTTGCCCTGCCACACATGGTGTATTCCATGGCTGCCGACGGGCTCTTCTTCCAGGTGTTTGCCCATGTGTACTCCCGGATGCAGGTGCCCGTGGTGGGCATCCTGGTGTTCGGGTTCCTCATGGCTTTCCTGGCTCTGCTGGTCGAATTTGAGGCACTAGTGCAGTTCCGCTGCATCTGTGCACTGCTGACCTACACCTTCGTGGCCACCAGCATTATCATGCTACGCTTCCGAAAGTCCCTGCCATCCAGTTCTCAGGACccaagcagccctgtggacacTGAGCAGGCCTCAGCCTCTGAGCCTGGGCAGCTGCGACCAGCCCTGAGGCCCTACCTCCGCTTCCTGGGTGGGTGCAGGCCTGGAGCCGCCGTGGCTTGGGCCCTCGGTGTCCTGGTGGCCTCGGCCATCACCCTGGGCTGTGTGCTGGTCTTCGGGGACTCGGCCCTGCAACTCCCGCCCTGGGGCtacaccctgctgctcctgctcagctccgccacgtttctgctcagtctcctcgtcCTGGGGGCCCACCAGCAACAGCGCCGGCAGGACACCTTTCAG GTTCCCATGGTGCCCCTGACTCCCGCCCTGAGCATCCTCCTCAACATCTTCCTCATGCTGCACCTGAGCTACCTGGCCTGGCTGCACTTGTCCATCTGGCTGCTGAtgg AACTCATGGTGTATTTTGGCTATGGCATCTGGCACAGCAAGGAGAACCAGCAGGAGTGA